The proteins below come from a single Nostoc sp. KVJ3 genomic window:
- a CDS encoding LssY C-terminal domain-containing protein, which yields MQQASNSNNNLRPKHRHWVWYAFGALVALFGLYGLVSYVVLPALWRHYEHNPKLEHSPKTTKTAEGISGDPLNIGFVGTTAEVVQMLLAAGWYPADPITLRSSAGIAKSVLLKHSYPTAPVSSLYLWGRKQDLAFELPVGNSAKQRHHLRLWQSNDLSSDLRPLWLGSATFDQSVELSHNTGQITHHIDANIDQERDSLIKSIANTHQIVSLYQVTGVGATWQAHNGGGDKYYTDGELTICVLSANSIAQPKPYTQFPNPQPVEIKNQVWLLLKHLLKG from the coding sequence ATGCAACAAGCTTCTAACTCAAATAACAATTTACGCCCAAAACATCGACATTGGGTTTGGTACGCTTTTGGGGCGTTAGTTGCTTTATTCGGCTTATATGGACTGGTTAGTTATGTAGTTTTACCAGCACTGTGGCGTCACTACGAACATAATCCAAAGCTGGAACATTCTCCAAAAACAACCAAAACGGCAGAAGGGATTTCTGGAGATCCACTAAATATTGGATTTGTTGGTACAACAGCAGAAGTAGTACAGATGCTACTGGCAGCAGGTTGGTATCCAGCAGACCCAATTACCTTACGCTCAAGTGCTGGCATTGCTAAAAGTGTTCTCCTCAAGCATTCTTACCCAACTGCACCTGTGAGTAGTTTATATTTATGGGGACGCAAGCAAGATTTGGCTTTTGAACTCCCTGTAGGCAATAGTGCCAAGCAGCGACATCATCTACGCTTGTGGCAATCAAACGACTTGAGTAGCGATCTTAGACCTTTATGGTTAGGTTCTGCGACATTTGATCAAAGCGTTGAACTTAGCCATAATACAGGACAGATTACTCACCATATTGATGCAAATATTGACCAAGAAAGAGATAGCCTAATTAAAAGTATTGCAAATACACATCAGATTGTTAGTTTATATCAAGTAACTGGTGTCGGCGCTACGTGGCAAGCTCATAATGGAGGAGGCGACAAATATTACACAGATGGAGAATTAACTATTTGTGTACTTTCAGCCAACAGTATTGCACAACCCAAACCCTATACTCAGTTCCCCAATCCACAACCAGTTGAGATCAAAAATCAAGTCTGGTTGTTACTGAAACACTTGCTAAAGGGTTAA
- a CDS encoding CARDB domain-containing protein, protein MLSTKDSNSLNEITSIKSTLSPSKILDVFGDGNYYPGSSLSGVKSFRASAHSSYTPTKIDTFAGRNYTYNRVVKSNESHENTTQAATAAVQPDLIVQSNVSAPSSAAAGSTIQLSYQIENQGNASAGYSYTKFYLSKDLNIGSEDIFLGDDYVTSIPSGYYSPESTTLTIGSSVAAGSYYLVYQADGYNYVAESNESNNAIAGVINIIKPDLIVQNISNPSSAAAGSTIQLNYQIKNQGNASAVASNTKFYLSQDLNIGNEDVYLGYDYVSGIAAGNYSSKSTTLSLSSNISAGTYYLAYVADGDGNVAESNETNNGTAGVITITPAPKSDLIVQNTSAPSSASVGSTIQLSYQVKNQGAGAAVATTTKFYLSKDTVFSNDDILLGSDSVNSIASGATSSETASLIVNNVPAAGNYYLLYQADGAGNATESNETNNFASRAIAITQADLIIQNALAASTTAVGSTIQLSYQVKNQGVGGAVATTTKFYLSKDNAFSNDDVLIGSDAVNAIAAGVTSSETASAIINNAIAAGNYYLLYQADANGNIGESNETNNIVSRAIAINGPKPDLIIQNVSAPSLVDPGSLITVNYQLANQGTASAGTSTTKFYLSKDAALSNDDTLLASNQNYFYSGLGAGYYSSESDFFVLSSSTTFGNYYLLLQADGNGDIFESNESNNVTAKAITVAAPDLLIQNPAAPASANIGTSIALSYQVKNQGNGKASINSTYFYLSKDGSLSNDDVYLGSDFVNNLNDLAPSTISSESTSLSISSTITTGNYYLLYKADGSGSLKESNENNNVVAKAITITAPDLVIQNATSASSAAIGTTLLVNYQLKNQGNGSAGGSKTSFYLSRDTTFGDDDDISLGTEIEGSASLTPSAVSSRSTSITLAPTINAGKYYLILKADGSGNVAESNESNNGVYITTLITLNPVNGGGFNSTTGYGLINAAAAVAKALGQSTFADVPDLGGDNWGADAIKAPEVWAKGYTGQGVIVAVIDTGVDYNHPDLNANIWKNTKEIAGNGKDDDGNGYIDDVNGWNFVGNNNNPLDDEGHGTHVSGTIAAVKNNFGVTGIAYNAKIMPVKVLGSDGQGSSSAIAKGIRYAVDNGANVINLSLGGSADSDEQSAIQYAASKGVFVVSAAGNDGGTAPMYPARYADQWGLAVGAVSYNRTLADFSNRAGTTSLAYVTAPGAYLTGDDDGYLGIGIKSTLPGNKYGFEDGTSMAAPHVAGVIALMLSAKKGLTNAQVRQIVTSTAGNTLVV, encoded by the coding sequence ATGCTTTCTACCAAAGATAGTAACTCTCTTAATGAAATTACTAGTATAAAATCTACCCTTTCGCCATCAAAAATATTAGATGTTTTTGGTGATGGTAATTATTACCCTGGCTCCAGTTTAAGTGGTGTCAAGAGTTTTAGAGCGAGCGCCCACAGTAGTTATACTCCTACGAAAATTGACACTTTTGCAGGGAGAAATTATACGTATAATCGCGTTGTCAAGAGTAATGAAAGTCACGAAAATACTACTCAAGCGGCCACTGCTGCTGTTCAACCAGACCTGATAGTACAAAGTAACGTTTCGGCTCCCAGTTCTGCGGCGGCTGGAAGTACGATTCAATTGAGCTATCAAATTGAGAACCAAGGCAATGCCAGTGCTGGTTATAGCTACACCAAGTTTTATCTATCTAAGGATCTGAATATCGGAAGTGAAGATATATTCTTAGGCGATGACTACGTTACCAGTATCCCATCTGGTTACTATAGTCCAGAGTCAACTACACTCACCATCGGCAGTAGCGTCGCAGCAGGTAGCTATTATCTGGTGTATCAAGCTGATGGCTATAACTATGTTGCCGAAAGCAACGAAAGCAACAACGCTATTGCTGGCGTAATTAATATTATTAAACCAGACCTGATAGTACAAAATATCTCAAATCCCAGTTCTGCGGCGGCTGGAAGTACCATTCAACTCAACTATCAAATCAAAAACCAAGGTAATGCTAGTGCTGTTGCTAGCAACACCAAGTTTTATCTCTCCCAAGATTTAAATATCGGAAATGAAGATGTGTACTTGGGCTATGACTACGTTAGCGGTATTGCTGCTGGTAATTACAGTTCTAAATCAACCACACTTAGCCTTAGCAGTAACATCAGTGCTGGGACTTATTACTTAGCATACGTAGCCGATGGCGATGGGAATGTTGCTGAAAGCAATGAAACTAACAACGGGACTGCCGGAGTAATCACCATTACTCCAGCCCCAAAATCAGACCTGATAGTTCAAAATACCTCAGCCCCTAGTTCAGCATCCGTCGGTAGCACTATTCAACTAAGCTATCAGGTAAAGAATCAAGGTGCTGGTGCTGCTGTTGCAACTACCACTAAATTTTACCTATCCAAGGATACCGTTTTTAGTAATGATGATATATTGTTAGGCTCTGATAGCGTTAACAGTATTGCCTCTGGTGCTACTAGCTCAGAGACAGCATCGCTGATTGTTAATAATGTTCCCGCCGCAGGTAACTATTACTTGCTCTATCAAGCTGATGGTGCAGGAAATGCGACTGAAAGCAATGAAACCAACAACTTTGCTAGTAGAGCGATCGCTATTACCCAAGCAGACTTAATCATCCAAAACGCTTTAGCTGCTAGTACAACAGCCGTTGGTAGCACCATTCAACTGAGTTATCAGGTGAAAAACCAAGGTGTTGGTGGTGCTGTTGCAACTACCACCAAGTTTTATTTATCGAAGGATAACGCTTTTAGCAATGACGATGTGTTGATCGGCTCTGATGCCGTTAACGCTATTGCCGCAGGTGTTACTAGCTCAGAAACAGCATCGGCGATCATCAACAATGCGATCGCCGCAGGTAACTATTACCTGTTGTATCAAGCCGATGCTAATGGAAATATTGGCGAAAGCAACGAAACTAATAATATTGTTAGCAGAGCGATCGCTATTAATGGCCCCAAACCAGACCTAATCATCCAAAATGTTTCGGCTCCTAGTCTTGTTGACCCTGGTAGCTTAATTACAGTTAATTATCAACTGGCAAATCAAGGTACTGCCAGTGCTGGTACAAGTACAACAAAGTTTTATTTGTCTAAAGATGCCGCTTTGAGCAACGATGACACACTCTTAGCCTCTAACCAGAACTATTTCTATTCTGGATTGGGTGCTGGTTACTATAGCTCAGAATCTGACTTTTTCGTACTCAGCAGTAGTACCACTTTTGGAAACTACTATCTGCTATTACAAGCCGATGGCAATGGCGATATTTTTGAAAGTAATGAAAGCAACAACGTCACTGCCAAAGCAATTACGGTTGCTGCACCAGACTTATTAATCCAAAATCCTGCCGCTCCTGCTAGCGCTAACATCGGCACTTCAATCGCACTCAGCTATCAGGTGAAAAACCAAGGTAATGGCAAAGCTAGTATTAACTCTACATACTTTTATCTTTCCAAAGATGGAAGCCTCAGTAATGATGATGTCTATTTAGGTTCTGACTTCGTTAATAACTTGAACGACCTTGCACCCTCTACAATAAGTTCAGAATCTACATCTTTGTCCATTTCTAGCACCATTACCACTGGTAATTACTATCTGCTGTATAAAGCGGATGGCTCTGGATCATTGAAAGAAAGCAATGAAAACAATAACGTTGTTGCCAAAGCAATTACAATTACTGCACCAGATTTGGTCATCCAAAATGCTACATCTGCTAGTAGTGCTGCTATTGGTACTACACTCCTAGTTAATTATCAACTGAAAAACCAAGGTAATGGCAGTGCTGGGGGGAGTAAGACAAGTTTTTATCTTTCACGAGATACAACATTTGGTGATGATGATGATATCAGCTTAGGGACTGAAATTGAGGGAAGTGCAAGTCTGACACCTTCTGCCGTTAGTTCTCGCTCCACTTCTATTACCCTTGCTCCTACAATTAATGCCGGTAAATACTACCTGATATTGAAAGCCGATGGTTCGGGAAATGTTGCTGAAAGCAATGAAAGTAACAACGGTGTTTACATTACCACACTAATTACTTTGAATCCTGTCAATGGTGGCGGGTTTAACTCCACTACAGGTTATGGTTTAATTAATGCCGCAGCAGCAGTGGCGAAAGCTTTAGGTCAAAGTACATTTGCTGATGTCCCTGACTTGGGTGGTGATAATTGGGGAGCCGACGCAATTAAAGCACCGGAAGTTTGGGCAAAGGGATACACAGGTCAGGGTGTGATTGTAGCTGTGATAGATACTGGGGTAGATTACAATCACCCTGACTTGAACGCTAATATCTGGAAGAATACCAAGGAAATTGCTGGCAACGGCAAAGATGATGATGGCAATGGTTACATCGATGATGTCAACGGTTGGAACTTCGTTGGCAACAATAACAATCCATTAGACGACGAAGGTCATGGTACTCACGTTTCTGGTACTATTGCTGCGGTGAAAAATAACTTTGGTGTCACTGGGATTGCCTATAATGCCAAAATTATGCCGGTGAAAGTTCTCGGTAGCGATGGTCAAGGTAGCAGTAGCGCGATCGCCAAAGGTATTCGTTATGCTGTGGATAATGGAGCTAATGTCATTAACCTCAGCTTAGGTGGATCTGCGGACAGCGATGAACAGTCAGCTATTCAATATGCTGCCAGCAAAGGGGTATTTGTCGTCTCAGCAGCAGGTAATGACGGCGGGACAGCACCAATGTATCCAGCTCGCTATGCCGACCAATGGGGACTTGCCGTTGGAGCAGTCTCTTATAATAGAACACTGGCTGACTTCTCCAACCGCGCTGGAACGACTTCACTCGCATACGTTACAGCTCCTGGAGCATACTTGACAGGTGATGACGACGGGTATCTAGGAATCGGTATCAAATCGACACTTCCAGGTAACAAGTATGGTTTTGAAGACGGAACATCTATGGCGGCTCCTCACGTTGCTGGGGTAATAGCTTTGATGCTCAGTGCTAAAAAAGGTCTTACTAATGCCCAAGTGCGTCAGATTGTCACATCAACGGCAGGAAATACTTTAGTCGTTTAA
- the cas1 gene encoding CRISPR-associated endonuclease Cas1, whose protein sequence is MFTKENLLAAWFQVRAGSRNAGVDGITLDLFAAGANSELEVILHQLLQESYRASPAKGFYVAKKNGGKRLIGLPIVRDRIVQRLLLEELYFPLEDTFLDCSYAYRPGRNIQQAVQHLYRDYKLQPKWIIKADIAEFFDNLCWALLLSALEELKLEPIVLQLLTEQLKSGIVIAGTPVYPGKGVLQGGVLSGALANLYLSDFDRKCLRHGMNLVRYGDDFAIACSSFQEANRVLDKVTAWLGELYLHLQPEKTQIYTPNDEFIFLGYRFAGGNVYAPPPPIPVRQGEWVTNESGYPYFRPKERKLKFESRPPKACSPSKPSNLPQAPISHLWQDSMSTLYVTDQGAYLSVKNQQFQVYYQGELRIKVPASRVSNIVLFGCCNVSHGAISYALRWRIPIMYLSQKGRYFGHTGVQGYAKVEYLIQQVKNCDNPLFTRQQAEVIVAAKLHNSRILLMRLNRRRETEIATKAIDLIEILIDSLPQAESMDALRGYEGKAATLYFQALGSLFTGFFAFDKRTKRPPTDPINSLMSLGYTLLSQQVFSFVQAVGLHTHFGNLHVPRDNHPALVSDLMEEFRAQVVDSFVAYLVNKKILDPEDFTPPDERGGVYLQASALKKYLKHWEEKLQTETMHPHTGHKVAYRRCIELQVREYIACLTGEVEVYRPMTWQK, encoded by the coding sequence ATGTTCACCAAAGAAAACCTTCTAGCTGCATGGTTTCAAGTCCGTGCGGGAAGTCGTAATGCTGGGGTGGATGGAATAACCCTTGACTTATTTGCTGCGGGAGCAAATTCTGAGTTAGAGGTGATTCTTCACCAACTGTTACAAGAATCTTACCGCGCTAGTCCCGCAAAGGGATTTTATGTAGCTAAGAAAAACGGTGGTAAGCGATTGATTGGTCTTCCTATCGTCCGAGACAGAATTGTGCAGCGTTTATTACTAGAAGAACTGTATTTTCCATTAGAAGATACCTTTCTTGATTGTAGTTATGCTTATCGTCCCGGCAGAAATATTCAGCAAGCTGTACAACATTTGTATAGGGACTACAAATTACAACCAAAGTGGATTATTAAGGCTGATATTGCGGAGTTTTTTGATAATCTTTGTTGGGCTTTGTTGTTAAGTGCTTTAGAGGAATTGAAACTTGAACCAATAGTATTGCAATTGCTTACCGAACAACTCAAATCAGGGATTGTGATTGCCGGAACACCTGTTTATCCGGGTAAAGGTGTGTTGCAAGGTGGCGTGCTTTCCGGTGCTTTAGCTAATTTATACCTGAGCGATTTTGATCGGAAATGTCTGCGTCACGGCATGAATTTAGTTCGATACGGGGATGATTTTGCTATTGCTTGTAGTAGTTTTCAAGAAGCGAATCGGGTTTTGGATAAAGTTACTGCTTGGTTAGGAGAACTTTATTTACACCTGCAACCAGAGAAGACACAAATTTATACCCCTAATGATGAATTTATTTTTCTAGGTTATCGGTTTGCAGGGGGTAACGTTTATGCACCACCTCCACCCATACCTGTACGACAGGGGGAATGGGTAACAAATGAGTCGGGTTATCCCTATTTTCGCCCCAAGGAACGCAAACTCAAGTTTGAATCTCGTCCGCCCAAGGCTTGTTCCCCTAGCAAACCTAGCAATTTACCTCAAGCACCAATCTCTCATCTTTGGCAGGATTCTATGTCTACTTTATACGTAACTGACCAAGGCGCTTATTTGAGCGTCAAAAATCAACAATTTCAAGTTTACTACCAGGGAGAATTGCGGATTAAAGTTCCAGCAAGTCGGGTGAGTAATATTGTGTTATTTGGTTGTTGTAATGTATCACATGGTGCGATATCTTATGCCTTACGGTGGCGGATTCCGATTATGTATCTCTCACAAAAAGGTAGGTACTTTGGACATACAGGTGTACAGGGATATGCTAAGGTTGAGTATTTAATTCAACAGGTAAAAAACTGTGACAATCCTCTATTTACTCGCCAACAGGCAGAAGTCATTGTAGCTGCCAAATTACACAATTCTCGGATATTACTAATGCGATTAAATCGTCGTAGGGAAACAGAAATTGCCACCAAAGCCATAGATTTAATCGAAATTCTCATAGACAGTTTACCCCAAGCCGAAAGTATGGATGCTCTCCGGGGATATGAAGGGAAAGCTGCGACTCTCTATTTTCAAGCCTTGGGTTCTTTGTTTACAGGTTTCTTCGCTTTTGATAAGCGTACTAAACGTCCACCAACTGACCCAATTAATAGTTTAATGAGTTTGGGTTATACTTTATTAAGTCAGCAAGTTTTTTCCTTTGTGCAAGCGGTTGGATTGCACACTCATTTTGGTAATTTACACGTTCCTCGCGACAATCACCCAGCTTTAGTATCTGACTTGATGGAAGAGTTTCGCGCTCAAGTTGTTGATTCATTTGTTGCTTACTTGGTGAATAAAAAAATTCTCGATCCTGAAGATTTTACTCCCCCTGACGAACGTGGAGGTGTATATTTACAAGCGAGTGCGTTGAAAAAATATCTTAAGCACTGGGAGGAGAAGTTACAAACCGAGACGATGCACCCACACACAGGTCATAAAGTAGCGTATCGTCGTTGTATAGAATTGCAGGTGCGCGAATATATTGCTTGTTTGACTGGTGAGGTTGAAGTTTATCGTCCAATGACTTGGCAGAAGTAA
- a CDS encoding alpha/beta hydrolase family esterase: MHCIIKAFNMISLATFLPNWLMTFIVLTTLTVTSNSLQVEAKSIPREKILRGENYGTLRNQGKLRTYYMYTPKYYNPKHPISLVLVFHGDNGSGKSIEKVSRFNNLAELFGFIAVYPNGLDHQWSFTGHVRQKVDDISFVAALIGHIQQITNINRRKIYATGFSEGGILTQALACKLPNQIAAFASVAGSLTTRFMHSCHSSVSISMMMINGTKDLSVHYHGDPITQKEALVSIPETINFWQRHDQCTSFSQIQELARTKSRNHLQVKAFRSSGCRNGSEVLQFNIVNGGHFWPGGTSTDTKLNQVNIQLGFNASRAIWSFFQRHSLSSLKPPTIRKAKR, translated from the coding sequence ATGCATTGTATTATTAAAGCGTTCAATATGATTAGTCTTGCCACTTTCCTTCCCAACTGGCTGATGACGTTTATAGTCTTAACAACTCTGACTGTTACCTCTAACTCACTTCAAGTAGAAGCAAAAAGTATCCCTAGAGAAAAAATTTTGCGAGGCGAGAATTATGGAACACTAAGAAACCAAGGAAAGTTACGTACATACTATATGTATACGCCAAAATATTACAATCCTAAGCATCCAATATCGTTAGTTTTAGTATTTCATGGAGATAATGGCAGTGGCAAATCTATAGAAAAAGTTTCTCGCTTCAATAATTTAGCAGAACTATTCGGATTTATTGCAGTTTATCCAAATGGACTTGACCATCAATGGAGCTTTACAGGTCACGTCAGACAAAAAGTAGATGATATTTCATTTGTTGCAGCTTTAATTGGGCATATACAGCAAATTACAAATATCAACCGACGTAAAATCTATGCCACTGGTTTTTCTGAAGGTGGGATACTGACTCAAGCTTTGGCCTGTAAACTTCCTAATCAAATTGCTGCTTTCGCATCAGTAGCTGGCTCTCTAACTACTCGATTTATGCATAGTTGCCATTCTTCGGTTTCTATCTCAATGATGATGATTAATGGTACGAAGGATTTGAGTGTCCATTATCATGGCGATCCCATTACTCAAAAAGAGGCTCTTGTTTCTATTCCAGAAACCATAAATTTTTGGCAAAGGCATGACCAATGTACTTCATTCTCTCAAATTCAAGAGTTAGCTCGAACTAAATCTCGTAATCACTTGCAAGTCAAAGCTTTTCGTTCCTCCGGTTGTAGAAATGGGTCAGAAGTCTTGCAGTTCAATATAGTCAACGGTGGGCATTTCTGGCCTGGTGGTACTTCAACTGATACTAAATTAAATCAGGTCAATATTCAGCTTGGTTTTAATGCCAGTAGAGCAATTTGGAGCTTTTTTCAACGCCACAGTTTGAGTAGTTTAAAACCGCCAACTATTAGGAAAGCTAAAAGATAA